TTTTGTCATGGGGGTGCCTTAGCGCTTCATTTGAAAGTCTGAGACTTCTTTTATGAGGGTGTGAATAGAGGGGTGTGTCATTTCGAGGCTCCTTTATGCAGAACTGTAGCAAAGTTTCAAACGTATATCAAGGATTGCAAGGACGGGACAGGTGAGGTAGTCAATCTTCTTGATCTGAGTCGGGGAGGGGTTCTTCAGGGGTTTCCTGGGTGGGGATTACATAAACCCCCGCAATCCAGCGGTGTAAGTCAATTTGTTTGCAGCGGTCCGAACAAAAGGGCCTATGGTCTTGGACTGTTGGTTTTTTGCAAAGGGGGCACTTCGTCATTTTTAGCTTTCCGTGACTTGGGACCGAATCCCAAAGCTTTCAAGCAAACTACAGGTTTCAAATAGGGGCAACCCCATGATATTTGAGTAGGATCCATTTACAGATTTAATCAGTTTGCCCGCAAATTTTTCAATACACAGGCCGCCACTGGTGCTTTTCCATTGGTTTGAATTTAGATTATCTATGATGTCTTGGTCAGATAGGCGTTTCATAGAAATACGGGTGGATGCAAAGCGCTCAACTGTGCGATTTTTGTCTTTCACAACCACATAGGAATAAACCTGTTGTCGTCTTCCAGAAAAAGAGTTCAACATGTCTTTGGATTCTTCGCGATTAAGGGGTTTTTGAAAAATTCGCAAACCCATGACAATAATAGTGTCGGCCGCTAAAATAATGTCATCAGGGTTTTTTTCTAGGGCTAAATTTGCTTTTGCATGGGCAATGCGTTTCACATAATCCTTGGGCTTTTCCCGGGGCAAAACAGATTCATCGATATTACAGGGGAAAATTTTGTCCGGGTGAATAAAAACCTGCTGCAAAAGCATAAGCCGATAAGGAGAAGCAGAAGCTAGGATCAAAGCCATTATTTTTGACGGAAAATGATGCGTCCTTTTGTTAGGTCATAGGGGGTCATTTCAACCATAACCTTATCCCCCACCAAAACGCGGATACGATTCTTGCGCATGCGACCAGAGGAATGGGCAATAATTTCGTGACCATTTTCCAACTTCACGCGAAAATTTGCATTGGGGAGAAGTTCTATGACTTCCCCGGCGAATTCAATTAGATCTTCTTTAGCCATACTCATGATGTACATTTTACCAGAAAAAATGGCAAGCCTTTTTTATGATCTTTCCCACAAATGAACGATTGCTTCGCGAAACTGCGAGGGAAAAACAAAAAATAAGCTGGATTGCTTCATCGAGCTGCGCCCATCCTTGCAAGGGCAGTTTTATGGTTAATATCATCCTCCTCAATTTTTATGCTGGCAAAAAAAAGTCTTTTATGATACCAAGACTTAAGAGTGAGCGCCCGGACCTGTTGGAAAGGGCTTAGGATTATTTGATTTAATTAACAAAGGAAAAGCAAATGACGAATGCAACTGTTGCAGACAAAGTAAAAAAAGTTGTTATGGACAAGTTTAAAATTGATGAATCTAAAGTAACTGAAAACG
This window of the Alphaproteobacteria bacterium genome carries:
- the yacG gene encoding DNA gyrase inhibitor YacG, whose amino-acid sequence is MTKCPLCKKPTVQDHRPFCSDRCKQIDLHRWIAGVYVIPTQETPEEPLPDSDQED
- a CDS encoding nucleoside triphosphate pyrophosphatase, coding for MALILASASPYRLMLLQQVFIHPDKIFPCNIDESVLPREKPKDYVKRIAHAKANLALEKNPDDIILAADTIIVMGLRIFQKPLNREESKDMLNSFSGRRQQVYSYVVVKDKNRTVERFASTRISMKRLSDQDIIDNLNSNQWKSTSGGLCIEKFAGKLIKSVNGSYSNIMGLPLFETCSLLESFGIRSQVTES
- the infA gene encoding translation initiation factor IF-1 gives rise to the protein MAKEDLIEFAGEVIELLPNANFRVKLENGHEIIAHSSGRMRKNRIRVLVGDKVMVEMTPYDLTKGRIIFRQK